A genome region from Akkermansiaceae bacterium includes the following:
- a CDS encoding isoprenyl transferase, producing MQHIAIIMDGNGRWAKERGLPRAEGHRAGAESVREVMDACKELGVRYLTLYAFSSENWNRPEAEIEALMTLLDRFLDEKAEELDKQNVRLRAIGQIARLPQSTRDRLDRIQEHTKDNDSMTLVLALSYGAREEITAAARSIAEAALAGKLSPEEITPELFSQHLYTAGIPDPELLIRTSGEMRISNFLLWQISYSEIVIVKKMWPDFRQGDLFAAVEEFRNRHRRFGAL from the coding sequence ATGCAGCACATCGCGATCATCATGGACGGCAACGGCCGTTGGGCAAAGGAGCGGGGGCTGCCCCGCGCAGAGGGGCATCGCGCCGGTGCGGAATCCGTCCGCGAGGTGATGGATGCCTGCAAGGAACTCGGCGTCAGATACCTCACGCTCTATGCGTTCTCCTCCGAGAACTGGAACCGCCCCGAGGCGGAGATCGAGGCGCTGATGACCTTGCTCGACCGATTCCTTGATGAAAAGGCGGAGGAACTCGACAAGCAGAACGTGCGCCTGCGCGCCATCGGCCAGATAGCCCGCCTGCCGCAATCCACACGCGATCGCCTCGACCGCATCCAGGAGCATACGAAGGACAACGATTCCATGACCCTCGTGCTCGCCCTCTCCTACGGAGCGCGCGAGGAAATCACCGCCGCCGCCCGCTCCATCGCCGAGGCCGCCCTTGCCGGCAAGCTTTCCCCGGAGGAGATCACCCCCGAGCTGTTTTCCCAACACCTCTACACCGCCGGCATCCCGGATCCCGAACTGCTCATCCGCACCTCCGGGGAGATGCGGATCTCCAATTTCCTCCTCTGGCAGATCTCCTATTCGGAAATCGTCATTGTGAAGAAAATGTGGCCGGACTTCCGCCAGGGCGACCTCTTCGCAGCTGTCGAGGAATTCAGGAACAGGCACCGCAGGTTCGGCGCGCTGTAG
- a CDS encoding PIN domain-containing protein, with translation MVLVDSSAWIEGFRQKGRIEVKSALEGLLGEQKALWCSPVRLEVLGGARKTERQKLAGHFQSLPYRRCTEEDWDRSVALSWKLRGEGLNLPWMDILIASIAIHDRLRIFTLDKHFEQIAHFVPLHLYTPGYGGSYREEQSL, from the coding sequence GTGGTTCTTGTTGACTCCTCCGCTTGGATCGAAGGGTTCCGCCAAAAAGGCAGGATCGAAGTCAAATCTGCGCTGGAAGGTCTGCTCGGGGAGCAAAAAGCACTTTGGTGTTCACCGGTTCGACTTGAAGTGCTCGGCGGCGCCCGGAAAACGGAAAGGCAAAAGCTCGCCGGGCATTTCCAAAGCCTTCCCTACCGCAGATGCACCGAGGAGGATTGGGATCGCTCCGTTGCGCTTTCCTGGAAACTCCGTGGCGAAGGCCTCAATCTGCCGTGGATGGACATTCTCATCGCTTCCATCGCCATCCATGACCGTCTCCGCATTTTCACCTTGGACAAACACTTCGAACAAATCGCACATTTCGTCCCCCTTCACCTCTACACTCCGGGCTACGGTGGCTCCTATCGGGAGGAGCAGAGTTTGTAG
- a CDS encoding type II toxin-antitoxin system VapB family antitoxin, with amino-acid sequence MRITADIDEVILTDLLKITGDKSKSAAIARAVKDYVNRQKSKEFGRMIRENAFDYPDTVLDENGQDVANPVPDLYN; translated from the coding sequence ATGAGAATCACAGCCGACATCGATGAAGTGATCCTGACGGATCTTCTGAAAATCACAGGGGACAAATCCAAGAGCGCTGCGATCGCCAGGGCAGTCAAAGACTACGTCAATCGGCAGAAATCGAAGGAATTCGGACGCATGATTCGCGAAAACGCCTTCGACTACCCTGATACGGTTCTGGATGAAAACGGGCAGGACGTAGCCAATCCCGTTCCTGACCTATACAACTGA
- a CDS encoding adenylosuccinate synthase, which yields MNTVITGLQWGDEGKGKIVDYLTESADVVIRGQGGNNAGHTVIAKGTKYVLHLLPSGILWDDKVNVIGNGVVVDPIGLCVEIERIEGQGITIGAGKLLISDRAHVVLPFHKELDAAREISLGDQAIGTTKRGIGPAYADKINRCGLRMADLLDRPFAEAQITRRVAEVNEILVKYDLPTFTAESVIEETYEAFERLRPHVTNTIPVLHKAWKAKKNLLFEGAQGTLLDIDFGTYPFVTSSNTTAGGSTTGTGLPPTAIQSVIGVCKAYTTRVGSGPFPTGDEGLSKYLHDLGREFGATTGRPRGCGWLDTVLLRFACMVNGVTGLAVTNVDGLDEYEELKICVAYDIDGDRHELPPADRSFWDRAQPIYETLPGWKADTTACTSYDQLPENAKAYLTRLSELCDAPIAFVGVGPDRRQTLTAI from the coding sequence ATGAACACAGTCATCACCGGCCTCCAATGGGGCGACGAAGGAAAAGGCAAGATCGTCGATTACCTAACCGAAAGCGCCGACGTCGTCATCCGCGGCCAGGGCGGCAACAACGCTGGCCACACGGTCATCGCCAAGGGCACGAAATACGTCCTCCACCTCCTCCCCTCCGGCATCCTCTGGGATGACAAGGTCAACGTCATCGGGAACGGCGTTGTCGTCGATCCCATCGGCCTCTGCGTCGAGATCGAACGCATCGAGGGACAGGGCATCACCATCGGAGCCGGCAAGCTGCTCATCTCCGACCGCGCCCATGTGGTGCTGCCTTTCCACAAGGAACTGGATGCCGCCCGCGAGATTTCGCTCGGTGACCAGGCGATAGGCACCACGAAGCGCGGCATCGGCCCGGCGTATGCGGACAAGATCAACCGCTGCGGACTGCGCATGGCGGATCTGTTGGACAGGCCTTTTGCCGAGGCGCAGATCACCCGCCGCGTCGCGGAGGTGAACGAGATCCTCGTGAAATACGATCTCCCCACTTTCACGGCGGAATCCGTGATCGAGGAAACCTATGAGGCCTTCGAACGCCTGCGCCCGCACGTCACCAACACGATCCCCGTCCTCCACAAGGCGTGGAAAGCGAAGAAAAACCTCCTTTTCGAAGGCGCCCAGGGAACCCTTCTGGACATCGATTTCGGCACCTACCCCTTCGTCACCTCCTCGAACACCACAGCCGGCGGCTCCACCACCGGCACCGGCCTCCCGCCGACCGCGATCCAATCCGTCATCGGCGTCTGCAAGGCATACACCACCCGGGTCGGCTCCGGCCCCTTCCCCACCGGAGACGAAGGGCTTTCCAAATACCTCCACGACCTCGGCCGTGAGTTCGGCGCGACCACCGGCCGCCCGCGCGGTTGCGGCTGGCTGGACACGGTGCTGCTCCGCTTCGCCTGCATGGTCAACGGGGTCACCGGCCTTGCCGTAACCAACGTCGATGGCCTCGACGAATATGAGGAACTGAAAATCTGCGTCGCCTACGACATTGATGGCGACCGCCACGAACTCCCGCCCGCCGACCGCTCATTCTGGGATCGCGCGCAACCGATCTACGAGACCCTCCCCGGCTGGAAAGCGGACACCACCGCCTGCACCAGCTACGACCAGCTCCCGGAAAACGCGAAAGCCTACCTCACCCGCCTTTCCGAGCTCTGCGACGCGCCAATCGCCTTCGTGGGTGTGGGACCGGACCGGAGGCAGACGCTTACTGCAATTTGA
- the carA gene encoding glutamine-hydrolyzing carbamoyl-phosphate synthase small subunit, with translation MPTTAILALEDGRCFSGVSYGATGTTTGEICFNTSMTGYQEVITDPSYRGQIVAMTYPMIGNYGVNPEDNESAGPHIRAFVIGELCEIPSNYRSTESLSAYLERHDILGIEGIDTRALTIHLRSLGAMRACVSTELSEEEAIAAAKNSAPMEGSDFVKEVTTKEAYIWTEESRKWGLANASIGETETYQELPEAKYKVVAIDLGLKYNQLRMLRQAGFEVEVVPATTSAAEILAKDPDGLFLTNGPGDPAALGYIHAEIRELITKLPTFGICLGNQLLAHAYGGTTFKLKFGHRGGNQPVKDLRTGKISITSQNHGFAVDPASLPDDIEVTHINLNDNTVEGMRHKTLPVFSVQYHPEAAPGPNDAAYFFEEFAALIETGKKTSTAN, from the coding sequence GTGCCCACCACCGCCATCCTTGCCCTCGAAGACGGACGCTGCTTTTCCGGCGTTTCCTACGGAGCCACCGGAACCACCACCGGGGAAATCTGCTTCAACACCTCCATGACAGGCTACCAGGAGGTGATCACCGATCCCTCCTACCGCGGCCAGATCGTCGCGATGACCTACCCGATGATCGGAAACTACGGGGTCAATCCGGAGGACAACGAATCCGCCGGCCCGCACATCCGCGCCTTCGTCATCGGCGAGCTCTGCGAGATCCCATCGAACTACCGCTCCACCGAAAGCCTTTCCGCCTATCTTGAGCGCCACGACATTCTCGGCATCGAGGGCATCGATACCCGCGCGCTCACCATCCACCTCCGCTCGCTCGGAGCCATGCGTGCCTGCGTTTCCACCGAGCTTTCCGAAGAGGAAGCCATCGCCGCCGCGAAAAACTCCGCCCCCATGGAGGGATCGGATTTCGTGAAAGAGGTCACCACCAAGGAAGCCTACATCTGGACCGAGGAATCCCGGAAATGGGGTCTTGCCAACGCCTCCATCGGCGAAACCGAAACCTACCAGGAACTCCCCGAGGCGAAATACAAGGTCGTCGCCATCGATCTCGGCCTGAAATACAACCAGCTCCGCATGCTCCGCCAGGCGGGCTTTGAGGTTGAGGTCGTTCCCGCCACCACCTCCGCCGCCGAGATCCTCGCGAAGGATCCCGACGGCCTGTTCCTCACCAACGGCCCCGGCGATCCGGCCGCCCTCGGATACATCCATGCGGAGATCCGCGAGCTCATCACCAAGCTCCCCACCTTCGGCATCTGCCTCGGCAACCAGCTCCTCGCCCACGCCTACGGCGGCACGACCTTCAAGCTCAAGTTCGGCCACCGCGGCGGCAACCAACCGGTCAAGGATCTGCGCACCGGGAAAATCTCCATCACCTCCCAGAACCACGGTTTCGCCGTCGATCCCGCATCGCTCCCCGACGACATCGAGGTCACCCACATCAACCTCAACGACAACACCGTCGAAGGCATGCGCCACAAGACCCTCCCGGTCTTCTCCGTCCAATACCACCCAGAAGCAGCCCCGGGACCCAACGACGCCGCCTACTTCTTCGAGGAATTCGCAGCCCTAATCGAGACGGGGAAAAAGACTTCAACCGCGAATTGA